In the genome of Gloeotrichia echinulata CP02, one region contains:
- a CDS encoding EAL domain-containing response regulator — MTKILVIEDEELVRENLLDLLEAENFETISAPNGRIGLDLAVSEIPDLILCDMMMPEIDGYGVLTALRQEPSTAAIPFIFLTAKSAKADFRQGMDMGADDYLTKPFTRAELLSAIMNRLERQAALKKYLKAPNEHKSLSPKLQLLKIDLERVVQKNNFQEFELYYQPIVAIESGQIIAAESLLCWQNPELGLISLTEFISLAESTGLIFSIGKWILQSVSEQMRSWQRNLKSFSLVISVNVSEMEFNHPDLVKGIGEILASNKLEPKYLQIEISESIIMQDINSAIAKLNELKSLGVKIAIDDFGMGNSSLIYLKNLPIDAIKIGRYFIHNITTDPQKSANTQALIQMAHNLNLQVVADGVETEAELSFLHQNKCDAMQGLLLSRPLSPGELENFF, encoded by the coding sequence ATGACTAAAATTTTAGTAATTGAAGACGAAGAATTAGTTCGGGAAAACTTGTTGGATTTGCTGGAAGCTGAAAACTTTGAAACAATTTCTGCTCCTAATGGTAGAATTGGCTTAGATTTAGCTGTTAGCGAAATTCCCGATTTAATTCTGTGCGACATGATGATGCCAGAAATTGACGGTTATGGAGTGCTAACAGCATTACGTCAAGAACCATCAACAGCAGCCATTCCCTTTATTTTTCTGACGGCTAAATCCGCCAAAGCCGATTTTCGTCAAGGTATGGATATGGGGGCTGATGACTATTTGACTAAGCCTTTCACTCGCGCTGAACTATTAAGTGCGATTATGAATCGCTTGGAAAGACAGGCCGCCTTAAAAAAATATTTGAAGGCACCAAATGAACATAAGAGTCTATCCCCAAAATTGCAATTACTAAAAATTGATTTAGAAAGGGTAGTCCAAAAAAATAATTTTCAAGAATTTGAATTGTATTATCAACCAATCGTTGCTATTGAATCTGGGCAAATAATAGCGGCTGAAAGTTTATTGTGTTGGCAAAATCCTGAGTTGGGTCTGATTTCTCTGACAGAATTTATTTCCTTAGCTGAATCTACGGGTTTAATATTCAGCATTGGTAAATGGATTCTACAAAGTGTATCTGAACAAATGAGAAGTTGGCAGCGAAATTTAAAATCTTTTTCGCTGGTTATTTCTGTAAATGTTTCCGAGATGGAATTTAATCATCCCGATTTAGTTAAGGGAATAGGGGAGATTTTAGCCAGCAATAAATTGGAGCCAAAGTATCTACAAATTGAAATCAGTGAAAGCATTATTATGCAAGACATCAATAGTGCGATCGCCAAGTTGAATGAATTAAAATCCTTGGGGGTGAAAATCGCTATAGATGATTTTGGGATGGGAAATTCTTCTCTAATTTATTTGAAGAACTTACCCATTGATGCTATAAAAATCGGGCGATATTTTATCCACAATATTACCACCGACCCACAAAAATCTGCCAATACTCAAGCATTGATTCAAATGGCGCACAATTTAAATCTGCAGGTAGTAGCTGATGGTGTAGAAACAGAAGCAGAACTGTCTTTCCTGCACCAAAATAAATGTGATGCTATGCAAGGCTTGCTCTTAAGTCGTCCATTGTCACCAGGAGAATTGGAAAATTTCTTTTAA
- a CDS encoding NACHT domain-containing NTPase, with translation MAKRSLQVSSEGIRKAKQAFKRKGWTQEYLAAAVGLETRQPIWKFFTGKPIDRHAFNEICFILELDPTEIAEKSGLDESPPDTPANSVVDIDTLVQKLRSAHHEKIQAQCGTLHILDVARPIDLNDLYVDVNILEEMASKRWLELNHLQKLKPHEFDRFGLGKVLQERVWGLEAVGKHSKLMVLGKPGSGKTTFLQSIAISCNLGTFKPDCVPIFVSLKNFAEDIRGRTQISLLNYLHEYFKSFGISEQEMTTVFSQGKALILLDGLDEVGGEDSDEIIKNIRYFIDNYYRNKIIITCRIAAQHYKFQGFTEVEIADLTKLQIAAFANKWFLAVAKNSPIAAQALAHKFMQKLDLAENLQILELATTPILLNLTCLLFQFAEDFPTQRSELYKQGLELLLVRWDEARGIKRDQIYRDLSLLHKIKLLSYVAASTFSQGNYLLPEAKMRQLIGEYLRHLPQGITDADALEIESGAVLKAIEAQHGLLIERARGIYSFSHLTFHEYFTAREIVANANTQTLQEFVTHLNEKRWREVFLLSAGMLQPGDDLFLLMKEQIDTLAAKNAKLQDYLRWLWQKSLAVNTSYHPASVRGFYFTIGLPSEHPLARNQNLAISLDHGLAGNLVVDLGLDLALTHALGVSLAMTADIFFHRFSALNLALEVEHLVEDKPSLQTSLQDLKDQLPSPNQGREALKIWWQTHGEAWQGKLRTIMISDRQIGHLWEFNPEDWHYLQQYWDAHQLLLDCLKSAANVTPHVRKSIENSLFLSSSP, from the coding sequence ATGGCAAAACGCTCATTACAGGTATCATCCGAAGGGATTAGAAAAGCCAAACAGGCTTTTAAACGCAAAGGCTGGACACAAGAATATCTAGCTGCGGCTGTAGGTTTAGAAACTCGTCAGCCCATTTGGAAATTTTTTACCGGTAAGCCTATAGACCGTCACGCTTTCAATGAAATTTGCTTTATCCTAGAGCTAGACCCCACAGAAATCGCCGAAAAGTCGGGACTGGATGAATCACCTCCAGATACACCTGCTAATTCGGTTGTAGATATTGATACCCTAGTACAAAAGCTGCGGTCGGCTCACCATGAGAAGATTCAAGCCCAGTGCGGAACCTTGCACATTTTGGATGTGGCTCGGCCTATCGACTTAAATGACCTTTATGTCGATGTCAATATTCTCGAAGAAATGGCCAGCAAGAGATGGTTGGAACTAAACCATTTACAAAAGTTAAAACCTCATGAATTTGACAGATTTGGCTTAGGTAAAGTCCTTCAAGAACGGGTTTGGGGACTAGAAGCAGTTGGCAAACATTCTAAGCTAATGGTGCTGGGAAAACCAGGCTCTGGTAAAACGACATTTTTACAATCAATTGCGATTAGTTGTAATCTAGGAACTTTTAAACCAGATTGTGTGCCCATTTTCGTCAGCCTGAAAAACTTTGCTGAAGATATTAGAGGGCGCACGCAAATTAGTTTATTAAATTACCTGCATGAATATTTTAAGAGCTTTGGCATTTCTGAGCAAGAAATGACCACAGTTTTTTCTCAGGGTAAAGCTTTGATTCTCCTAGATGGTTTAGATGAGGTTGGGGGCGAAGATTCGGATGAAATTATCAAAAACATCCGATATTTTATTGATAATTATTACAGAAATAAGATAATTATTACCTGCCGCATTGCTGCTCAACATTACAAGTTTCAGGGTTTTACTGAAGTAGAAATTGCTGATTTAACCAAATTACAAATTGCGGCTTTTGCGAATAAATGGTTTTTGGCGGTAGCCAAAAATTCGCCAATTGCAGCACAAGCTTTGGCACATAAGTTTATGCAAAAGCTAGATCTGGCTGAGAATTTGCAAATTCTCGAGTTGGCAACTACACCGATTTTGCTTAATCTTACCTGTTTATTGTTTCAATTTGCAGAAGATTTTCCCACTCAACGCTCTGAACTCTATAAACAAGGATTAGAACTATTACTGGTGCGCTGGGATGAAGCCAGGGGGATTAAACGAGATCAAATTTATCGTGATTTGTCGTTACTGCATAAAATTAAGCTGCTGAGTTATGTAGCTGCGAGTACCTTTAGTCAAGGAAATTACTTGCTACCAGAAGCTAAAATGCGGCAACTAATTGGCGAATATTTACGCCATCTTCCCCAGGGTATCACTGATGCAGATGCATTGGAAATTGAGAGTGGGGCTGTGTTAAAAGCAATTGAAGCCCAACATGGGTTATTAATTGAAAGGGCACGCGGAATTTATTCTTTCTCTCATTTGACTTTTCATGAGTATTTCACAGCACGAGAAATTGTTGCTAATGCGAATACCCAAACACTGCAAGAATTCGTCACTCACTTAAATGAAAAGCGTTGGCGAGAAGTTTTTTTACTCAGCGCCGGAATGTTGCAACCTGGTGATGATTTATTCCTGTTAATGAAGGAGCAGATTGATACTTTAGCGGCTAAAAATGCCAAATTACAAGATTATCTGCGGTGGTTGTGGCAAAAATCTCTTGCAGTTAATACCTCCTATCACCCAGCTAGTGTGCGTGGGTTTTACTTCACTATTGGTCTTCCCTCAGAACATCCTTTAGCCCGCAACCAAAATTTGGCTATATCTTTAGATCATGGGTTAGCAGGTAATCTCGTTGTTGATTTAGGTTTGGATCTGGCTCTGACTCATGCTCTGGGAGTGAGTTTAGCCATGACTGCTGATATATTCTTCCACAGGTTCTCAGCTTTAAATTTAGCTCTTGAGGTGGAACATCTGGTTGAGGATAAACCATCTTTACAAACATCCCTACAAGACCTAAAAGACCAACTACCCTCGCCAAATCAAGGTAGAGAAGCATTAAAAATCTGGTGGCAAACGCATGGAGAAGCTTGGCAGGGGAAATTACGCACTATAATGATTAGCGATCGCCAAATTGGTCATCTTTGGGAGTTTAATCCAGAAGACTGGCACTATCTGCAGCAGTACTGGGATGCTCACCAATTACTGCTAGATTGCCTCAAGAGTGCTGCTAATGTCACTCCCCATGTGCGAAAGTCGATAGAGAATAGTTTGTTTTTAAGTAGTTCGCCGTAA
- a CDS encoding manganese catalase family protein, protein MFFHKKEPIHVVKIGEPNPPFAQLLLEQFGGATGELTAALQYWVQSFHVENSGIKDMLQDIAIEEFGHLEMVGKLIEAHTKNVDQTAAYKSTLFAIRGVGPHFLDSQGSAWTANYLNEGGDVVRDLRANIASEAGARQTYEQLIKLATDQETQQTLVHLLTREISHTQMFMKALDSLGKLTDPMFGNIKPDETVALYYHLSTNGNGKDERGPWNSEPTFKYIANPLESRA, encoded by the coding sequence ATGTTTTTTCACAAAAAAGAACCAATTCATGTAGTCAAAATCGGTGAGCCTAACCCCCCGTTTGCCCAGTTACTTCTAGAGCAGTTTGGCGGCGCAACAGGAGAACTAACAGCGGCTTTACAATACTGGGTGCAATCTTTTCATGTCGAAAATTCTGGCATTAAAGACATGCTGCAAGATATTGCAATTGAGGAATTTGGACATTTAGAGATGGTGGGTAAGCTCATCGAAGCCCATACCAAAAATGTCGATCAAACAGCGGCTTATAAAAGTACTCTGTTTGCTATCCGAGGAGTAGGACCACACTTTTTAGATAGTCAAGGTAGTGCTTGGACTGCAAATTACTTGAATGAGGGTGGAGATGTAGTCCGTGATTTGAGAGCTAATATTGCATCTGAAGCTGGAGCGCGTCAAACTTATGAACAGTTAATTAAACTTGCAACTGACCAAGAAACTCAACAGACTTTGGTGCATCTTTTGACGCGAGAAATTTCTCACACTCAGATGTTTATGAAGGCTTTAGATTCACTGGGTAAGTTGACAGATCCCATGTTCGGTAATATTAAGCCAGACGAAACTGTGGCTCTTTACTACCACCTATCGACAAATGGAAATGGAAAGGATGAGCGTGGCCCTTGGAATTCTGAACCAACATTCAAATACATTGCTAACCCGCTAGAAAGTCGTGCTTAG
- a CDS encoding universal stress protein, whose product MIEKILLAVSGLGHAEEMLKFLKEVPSIRDAKVTVLHVVPSQSTAAAMTEKWEEGGKILANAIQGLSLDPSQVSSILRQGDPKDVVCQVADEIDADLIIMGSRGLKRLQSILGNSISQYVFQLSSRPMLLVKDDIYVKRINRIMVAIDNSDAAKNCLKLALFLLRGIEGSQLILTNITTDLRGKSSEVTEITPEKNSVLGEAFAEAERVGVRARCFSSSGKPGEEICRLAEKLNVDLLLLGSPDRRPSVAKSFVDIDRLVGASLSDYVRVNASCPVLLARTVA is encoded by the coding sequence ATGATCGAGAAAATTTTACTGGCTGTCTCTGGATTAGGCCATGCGGAAGAGATGCTCAAATTTTTGAAGGAAGTGCCATCGATCCGAGACGCCAAAGTTACAGTTTTGCATGTTGTGCCTTCTCAATCTACCGCTGCAGCGATGACCGAAAAGTGGGAAGAGGGTGGCAAAATTCTGGCTAATGCTATTCAGGGTTTAAGCTTAGATCCAAGTCAGGTTTCTTCAATTTTGCGGCAAGGCGATCCCAAAGATGTGGTTTGTCAGGTAGCGGACGAAATTGATGCTGACTTGATTATCATGGGTTCACGGGGACTCAAGCGACTACAATCGATTTTAGGGAACTCTATTAGTCAGTATGTTTTCCAATTGTCTTCTCGCCCCATGTTGCTGGTAAAAGATGACATTTATGTCAAACGAATCAACCGCATTATGGTGGCAATAGATAACTCTGATGCGGCAAAAAATTGCTTGAAATTGGCTTTGTTCTTACTGCGAGGTATTGAGGGCAGTCAATTAATTTTGACTAATATTACTACAGATTTGCGTGGCAAATCATCTGAAGTAACCGAAATCACGCCAGAAAAAAATTCTGTTTTGGGAGAGGCGTTTGCAGAAGCTGAAAGAGTCGGGGTGCGCGCTCGTTGTTTCAGCAGCAGTGGTAAGCCTGGTGAAGAAATTTGTCGTTTGGCAGAAAAGTTGAACGTAGATTTATTGTTGCTCGGCTCTCCTGACCGTCGTCCATCGGTAGCTAAGAGTTTTGTCGATATCGACCGATTAGTAGGTGCTTCTTTATCTGACTATGTTCGAGTCAATGCTAGTTGTCCTGTTTTATTGGCACGAACAGTAGCTTAA
- a CDS encoding GlsB/YeaQ/YmgE family stress response membrane protein: MNIIAWVILGLLAGAIAKAIYPGYQGGGILSTIILGIVGAFLGGTLFTLIRTGTLQITAAGAGLNIPGLVVAIIGAVIAIYLWGLLARRSNA; this comes from the coding sequence ATGAATATTATTGCTTGGGTTATATTAGGGCTTTTGGCTGGTGCGATCGCCAAAGCTATTTATCCAGGTTATCAGGGTGGTGGTATACTCTCAACCATAATACTGGGTATTGTCGGTGCTTTTCTTGGTGGAACTTTATTTACATTAATCCGAACAGGAACCTTACAAATTACTGCTGCTGGTGCTGGTTTAAATATTCCTGGTCTAGTGGTTGCTATCATTGGTGCAGTGATTGCTATTTACCTATGGGGACTGTTAGCGCGCAGGAGTAATGCTTAG
- the psbM gene encoding photosystem II reaction center protein PsbM, whose translation MQVNELGFVASILFVLVPSVFLIILYIQTASREGGKDS comes from the coding sequence ATGCAAGTTAATGAGCTAGGGTTCGTTGCGAGCATTCTGTTCGTACTTGTTCCCTCTGTATTTTTAATCATTCTTTACATCCAAACTGCTAGCCGCGAAGGTGGAAAAGATAGTTAA
- a CDS encoding 2Fe-2S iron-sulfur cluster-binding protein: MGNINFVKENKEVIAADGANLRLKAVQNGIDIYTLFAKMTNCGGYGQCGTCIIEIVEGIENLSPRTDVENRKLQKKPENYRLACQTLVNGPVSVVTKP; encoded by the coding sequence ATGGGTAATATCAACTTTGTTAAAGAAAATAAAGAAGTAATAGCAGCGGATGGTGCTAATCTCCGGCTCAAAGCGGTGCAAAATGGCATTGACATCTACACATTGTTTGCTAAAATGACTAACTGCGGCGGCTATGGTCAGTGTGGCACTTGCATTATCGAGATCGTCGAAGGCATAGAAAATCTTTCCCCGCGCACAGATGTAGAAAACCGAAAATTGCAGAAAAAACCCGAAAATTACCGCCTTGCCTGTCAAACCTTAGTCAATGGACCAGTGAGCGTGGTAACTAAACCTTAA
- a CDS encoding PAS domain S-box protein, translating into MQALPQLFWLRCLRSIIDFSPLTVTPETIVSDAIALMANLGKSALVVSDDQVLGWLTNQDVVRLVANQVDFSIVKISEVMHTSNMTLKLAQFTDISAILSSLRQCELVLLLVVDEQEQLIGTVTPESICQLLAQPAGLTMGEAGIGESGLAVVTLDNAFCTGETAEDIQACRQSEERFRTILEQATDALLRENERRFRAIFNGAYQLTGLLTPEGIILELNQAAIDFLGLNPQALIGLPIWETRSWSRTETQTQLQQAIALAARGEFVRYEMDVISANSTVRTIDFSLKPIANETGKVVLIIAEGRDISELKQAQAALQEANIELERRVAERTEALKEINRLLVFEIGDRQLAQEQLYQSQQMLQLIMDNIPQSIFWKDRNSVYLGCNRNFARDAGWENPEDIVGKTDYDFGLTKEQSDVYRQYDVRVMQTNTPRYHIIETKRLADGKQIWLDVNKIPLHDDQDQVVGVLGTYEDITERKLALKELEKSEERFRFLAESIPQQVWISSADGHVEYVNQRTLDYFACTLEDIQDRQWQQWLHPEDQAKSQALWQTSLATGTPLEIEYRCLRRTDNTYRWHLVRALPLQYHEGNIVNWFGTNTDIHDRVTAEVALRESQQWYQSLTAISPVGIFHTDATGNCLYVNGHWCEIAGMTPEEAAGSGWLSAIHPEDRERIQQQWYAATAKKLPFRAEYRFQRPDGSVSWVMGQAVAELGDTGEIVANVGTITDITDRKRAEEELRQNEEYFRLLVEGVKDYAIYLLDPEGLVMSWNSGAECISGYKSGEIIGENFSRFFLPEDIANAIPNQHLEIAKVNGRYECENILVRKDGSRFWADCILTALRDDTGKLRGFSKVTRDITERKLVEESLLRLRKAIESTSDAVSIADITGRVIYVNPAFHEVFDYSCEQMNASGGSSANFRQQEVFATVFETLQTGESWRGEVMMATRSGGIVQIELRSDAIKDATGKIVSFVSIYTDITQRKLIEEGLRLRDRAIAASSNGIVIADATMSDGPIIYVNPAFEQMTGYSSTEVIGQNFRLLPGADINQLELQQLSTAMQQGQGCTLVFESYRKDGTLFWNELNISPVYDTNNGELTHYIGIQTDITERKQAETSLLVSQQRLQYLLTSSPAVIYSCQASGNFDATFMSANVKNMLGYEGEYLINNPGLWLTIIHPEDRPQVLNKMSHGVEQGEYKVEYRWLHPDNNYRWIYDKGKMVRDEGGNPIEFVGYLSDITDRKQLEQELRVTLDKEKELNELKSRFISMTSHEFRTPLSTILSSSELLEHYRHRWTEEKQLTHLHRIQIAVKRMTEMLSDVLFIGKAEAGKLEYTPTNFDLIEYCRQMVAEIEMNVSNQHQISFTSNFSSIPCFMDEKLLGHILSNLLSNAVKYSPSDSLINLTLTCVDERAIFEIQDQGIGIPQEDLPRLFESFHRAGNVGNIIGTGLGLAIVKKCLEVHQGTIEVKSTLGKSTVFTVTIPLNNQIPSEGQK; encoded by the coding sequence ATGCAGGCATTACCTCAGCTTTTCTGGCTAAGATGCTTAAGGTCAATCATTGATTTTTCGCCGTTGACGGTTACTCCTGAAACAATAGTGTCAGATGCGATCGCACTCATGGCGAATCTGGGCAAAAGTGCCTTGGTAGTTTCTGATGACCAGGTATTGGGCTGGTTGACAAACCAAGATGTTGTCAGGCTGGTAGCTAATCAGGTAGATTTCAGCATCGTGAAGATTTCTGAAGTTATGCATACCTCAAATATGACGCTGAAATTGGCGCAATTCACAGATATTTCGGCAATATTGTCGAGTTTGCGCCAGTGTGAGTTAGTTTTGTTACTAGTTGTAGATGAACAGGAGCAACTAATTGGTACTGTGACTCCTGAAAGTATTTGTCAATTACTAGCACAGCCAGCAGGGTTAACGATGGGTGAAGCAGGAATAGGTGAATCAGGTTTAGCGGTAGTGACTCTTGACAATGCCTTTTGTACGGGGGAAACTGCTGAAGATATTCAAGCGTGTCGGCAGAGTGAAGAGCGCTTTCGTACTATCCTCGAACAAGCAACAGATGCCTTATTGCGGGAGAATGAACGGCGATTCCGGGCTATTTTTAACGGCGCATACCAGTTGACAGGGCTACTAACACCAGAAGGAATTATACTAGAACTTAATCAGGCAGCAATAGACTTTTTGGGATTAAATCCACAAGCTTTAATTGGGTTGCCAATTTGGGAGACGCGATCCTGGAGTAGAACCGAAACCCAGACCCAATTACAACAAGCGATCGCCCTCGCTGCTAGGGGAGAATTTGTCCGTTACGAAATGGATGTGATCAGTGCTAATAGCACAGTGCGAACTATTGACTTTTCCCTAAAGCCGATTGCCAACGAAACTGGTAAAGTGGTGCTGATAATTGCCGAAGGACGGGACATCAGTGAACTTAAGCAAGCACAAGCAGCCTTGCAAGAAGCCAACATAGAACTAGAAAGGCGAGTAGCAGAGCGCACAGAGGCTTTAAAAGAAATTAATCGGCTATTAGTATTTGAAATTGGCGATCGCCAACTAGCACAGGAGCAGCTATACCAATCCCAGCAAATGTTACAGTTAATCATGGACAATATCCCCCAGAGTATTTTCTGGAAGGATCGCAATTCAGTCTACCTGGGTTGTAATCGCAACTTTGCGCGGGATGCTGGTTGGGAAAATCCTGAAGATATTGTGGGCAAAACTGACTACGATTTTGGCTTGACAAAAGAACAGTCAGATGTGTATCGGCAATATGATGTCAGGGTAATGCAGACCAATACACCTCGATATCACATTATAGAAACCAAACGACTGGCAGATGGCAAACAAATTTGGTTAGATGTGAACAAAATCCCCCTGCATGATGACCAAGACCAGGTAGTGGGTGTTTTGGGTACTTATGAAGATATCACCGAGCGCAAGCTTGCACTAAAGGAGCTAGAAAAAAGTGAAGAACGCTTTCGCTTCTTGGCGGAATCTATCCCCCAACAAGTATGGATTTCTAGTGCCGATGGCCATGTAGAGTACGTTAACCAACGCACACTAGATTACTTTGCCTGTACCTTGGAAGATATCCAGGACAGGCAATGGCAGCAATGGCTACATCCAGAAGATCAGGCGAAGAGCCAAGCATTATGGCAAACATCCCTGGCAACTGGTACACCTTTAGAAATAGAATATCGCTGTCTGAGAAGAACTGACAATACCTATCGCTGGCATCTGGTACGGGCATTACCCCTACAATATCACGAAGGTAATATTGTCAACTGGTTTGGCACAAACACCGACATTCACGACCGTGTGACAGCAGAAGTCGCCCTGCGAGAGAGTCAACAGTGGTATCAGAGCTTAACAGCCATCTCCCCTGTGGGGATTTTCCACACAGATGCAACCGGAAATTGTCTTTACGTCAATGGTCACTGGTGCGAAATTGCTGGGATGACTCCAGAAGAAGCGGCTGGTAGTGGTTGGCTCAGTGCGATTCATCCTGAAGACCGAGAACGGATTCAGCAACAGTGGTATGCAGCGACGGCAAAAAAGCTGCCATTCCGGGCTGAATATCGGTTTCAGCGTCCTGATGGGAGTGTTAGTTGGGTGATGGGTCAAGCAGTAGCAGAACTAGGAGACACAGGAGAAATCGTTGCTAACGTTGGCACGATCACCGATATTACAGACCGCAAACGCGCTGAAGAAGAACTCCGCCAAAATGAAGAATATTTCCGGTTATTGGTTGAAGGTGTCAAAGACTATGCCATTTATCTGCTCGACCCAGAGGGATTAGTCATGAGTTGGAACTCTGGGGCAGAATGTATTAGTGGGTACAAGTCAGGAGAAATTATCGGGGAGAATTTTTCTCGCTTTTTCTTACCAGAAGATATTGCTAACGCTATACCCAATCAACACCTAGAGATAGCCAAGGTCAATGGTCGGTATGAATGTGAGAACATTTTAGTCCGCAAAGATGGCTCACGGTTTTGGGCAGATTGTATTTTAACCGCATTACGGGATGATACAGGCAAGCTCCGGGGTTTCTCGAAAGTAACCCGCGATATTACCGAGCGGAAATTAGTCGAAGAGTCTTTGTTACGCCTGCGTAAAGCTATAGAAAGCACCAGCGATGCTGTGAGCATTGCTGACATTACAGGTCGGGTGATTTATGTCAATCCGGCATTTCATGAAGTATTTGATTACAGTTGTGAGCAAATGAATGCCTCTGGGGGTTCATCGGCTAATTTTAGACAACAAGAAGTATTTGCGACAGTATTTGAGACACTGCAAACAGGCGAGTCTTGGCGTGGTGAAGTGATGATGGCAACTCGTAGTGGTGGAATTGTACAAATTGAACTGCGTAGTGATGCCATAAAAGATGCCACAGGTAAGATAGTCTCCTTTGTGAGCATCTATACTGATATTACACAGCGCAAATTGATTGAGGAAGGTTTACGACTGCGCGATCGGGCGATCGCTGCTAGTAGTAATGGAATTGTGATTGCTGATGCTACAATGTCAGACGGACCAATTATCTATGTCAATCCTGCCTTTGAGCAGATGACTGGCTACTCGTCTACTGAGGTCATTGGGCAAAACTTTCGCCTGCTTCCTGGTGCTGATATTAATCAACTAGAGTTACAACAACTCAGTACTGCCATGCAACAAGGACAAGGCTGTACCCTAGTGTTTGAAAGCTACCGCAAAGATGGCACTCTATTTTGGAATGAGTTAAACATTTCCCCTGTTTATGACACCAATAATGGTGAACTCACTCACTACATCGGTATTCAAACCGATATAACTGAACGTAAGCAAGCAGAAACATCTCTACTGGTGAGTCAACAGCGTCTGCAATATTTGCTGACTTCTAGCCCCGCTGTGATCTATAGTTGTCAGGCAAGCGGCAATTTTGACGCTACCTTTATGAGTGCTAATGTCAAAAACATGCTGGGCTATGAAGGGGAATATTTGATCAACAATCCTGGCCTGTGGTTGACTATTATCCACCCAGAAGATCGACCCCAGGTGTTGAATAAAATGTCACATGGAGTTGAGCAAGGGGAATACAAGGTAGAATACCGCTGGTTGCACCCAGATAATAACTATCGTTGGATCTATGACAAAGGTAAAATGGTTCGCGATGAGGGTGGGAACCCCATCGAATTTGTCGGTTACTTATCAGATATCACAGATCGTAAGCAATTAGAACAAGAACTCAGAGTCACCCTAGATAAAGAAAAAGAACTTAACGAACTTAAATCCCGCTTTATCTCCATGACTTCCCACGAATTCCGCACCCCGTTGAGTACTATTCTGTCCTCCTCGGAGTTGCTGGAACACTACCGTCACAGATGGACTGAGGAAAAACAACTTACTCACCTACATCGGATTCAAATCGCCGTCAAGCGCATGACGGAAATGTTAAGTGATGTTTTGTTTATTGGCAAGGCTGAAGCTGGAAAATTGGAGTATACACCCACTAATTTTGATTTGATTGAATACTGTCGCCAAATGGTGGCAGAAATAGAGATGAATGTCTCGAATCAACACCAGATTAGTTTTACGAGCAATTTTTCGTCTATACCCTGCTTTATGGATGAAAAATTACTGGGACATATTTTGAGTAATTTGCTCTCAAATGCTGTCAAATACTCTCCATCTGATAGCCTAATAAATTTGACTCTGACTTGCGTCGATGAACGAGCAATATTTGAAATTCAAGACCAGGGAATTGGCATACCTCAAGAAGATCTACCGCGTCTGTTTGAGTCTTTTCATCGCGCCGGCAATGTTGGCAATATCATTGGGACTGGCTTAGGACTGGCAATTGTTAAAAAATGTCTAGAAGTACATCAAGGTACAATTGAGGTCAAGAGTACATTAGGTAAAAGTACAGTTTTTACAGTTACAATACCGTTAAATAATCAAATACCATCTGAGGGACAAAAATGA